Proteins from one Emys orbicularis isolate rEmyOrb1 chromosome 2, rEmyOrb1.hap1, whole genome shotgun sequence genomic window:
- the LRRC24 gene encoding leucine-rich repeat-containing protein 24 produces MALLVSSLLLLALLALRTNGCPTTCRCYSMTVECGSLGLKEIPASIHPSTQTVFLQDNSITQIHQQDLVALRGLHYLYMQNNTISALEPGAFRSQQRLLELALTGNRIHLLNSSIFKGLEHLRVLYLAGNQITKLLDFTFCHLQRLQELHLQENSIETLEEQALAGLSSLALLDLSKNNLRTISRAALRPLISLQVLRLTENPWRCDCALHWLGAWIKEEGQRLLSSLDKKIVCSEPPRLAYQSLLDISGNSLICIPPVVQVEPLEVTARLGDDLRVSCQASGYPQPLVSWRKVAHVRAGPATVSARPLGGRAELRERSGGERFDSDTGSGMLFLNNITVAHAGKYACEASNPGGTARVLFHLTVNLSQQQPLPPPRAYPASVDVSQEPLYDMESMDFNALSMATQTAIAVGISLLALVALLLIVMIYRKHRKRKKAKKEENILYVNDYSDGPTTFAQLEEYRDERGHEMFVIDRTKPLFATYKDPEGLAGAFPGLPEPLQDQATQTLEGEEEGEREASELFVNQGLAFQPQIAYEIHC; encoded by the exons ATGGCCCTGCTTGTCtcgtccctcctcctcctggccctgctgGCGCTCAGGACCAATGGCTGCCCCACCACTTGCCGCTGCTACAGCATGACCGTGGAGTGTGGCTCCCTCGGCCTCAAGGAGATCCCGGCCAGCATCCACCCCTCCACCCAG ACCGTCTTCCTGCAGGATAACAGCATCACGCAGATCCACCAGCAAGACCTGGTGGCGCTGCGGGGCCTGCACTATCTCTACATGCAAAACAACACCATCTCGGCGCTGGAGCCGGGCGCCTTCCGCAGCCAGCAGCgcctgctggagctggccctcaCCGGCAACCGCATCCACCTCCTCAACAGCAGCATCTTCAAGGGCCTGGAGCACCTGCGCGTCCTCTACCTGGCTGGCAACCAGATCACCAAGCTGCTGGATTTCACCTTCTGCCACCTGCAG aggctgcaggagctGCACCTGCAGGAGAACAGCATCGAGACACTGGAGGAGCAGGCGCTGGCGGGGCTCTCCTCCCTCGCCCTGCTCGACCTCAGCAAGAACAACCTGCGCACCATCAGCCGCGCCGCCCTGCGCCCCCTCATCAGCCTGCAGGTGCTGAGGCTGACAG AAAACCCCTGGCGATGTGACTGCGCCCTGCACTGGCTCGGTGCCTGGATCAAGGAGGAAGGGCAGCGTCTCCTCAGCTCGCTGGACAAGAAGATTGTGTGCTCGGAGCCCCCCCGCTTGGCCTACCAGAGCCTGCTGGACATCTCTGGGAACAGCCTGATCTGCATCCCGCCTGTGGTGCAGGTGGAGCCGCTGGAGGTGACGGCCCGGCTTGGGGACGACCTGCGGGTCTCCTGCCAGGCCTCCGGCTACCCGCAGCCGCTGGTGAGCTGGCGGAAGGTGGCCCACGTGCGGGCAGGCCCCGCCACGGTGAGCGCCAGGCCGCTGGGTGGGAGGGCGGAGCTGCGCGAGCGCAGCGGCGGGGAGCGCTTCGACTCGGACACGGGCAGTGGAATGCTCTTCCTCAACAACATCACGGTGGCCCACGCCGGCAAGTACGCGTGCGAGGCCTCCAACCCGGGCGGCACGGCCCGCGTGCTCTTCCACCTCACGGTCAacctctcccagcagcagccgctgCCGCCGCCGCGCGCCTACCCAGCCTCCGTGGACGTCAGCCAGGAGCCCCTCTACGACATGGAGAGCATGGACTTCAACGCCCTGAGCATGGCCACGCAGACGGCCATCGCCGTAGGGATCTCGCTGCTGGCCCTCGTCGCCCTGCTCCTCATCGTCATGATCTACCGGAAGCACCGCAAGCGGAAAAAGGCCAAGAAGGAGGAGAACATCCTCTACGTCAACGACTACTCGGACGGGCCCACCACCTTCGCCCAGCTGGAGGAGTACCGCGACGAGCGGGGCCACGAGATGTTCGTCATCGACCGCACCAAGCCGCTCTTCGCCACTTACAAGGACCCCGAGGGGCTGGCCGGGGCCTTCCCGGGGCTTCCGGAGCCGCTGCAGGACCAGGCCACGCAGaccctggagggggaggaggagggcgagCGGGAGGCCAGCGAACTGTTTGTCAATCAGGGACTCGCGTTCCAGCCGCAGATCGCCTACGAGATCCACTGCTGA